The sequence TGGTTCCGTGGCCGGGTGGGCCAGGCAGGGGGCTACAGCAGGTTCTTTTGCCTGAGCAGGCTGAAAAAAGCCTCCCGGTAAGTATCTCCCACGGGTATATTTCTGCCCCTGACCAATACCTGGTTGCGTTCTATCGACTCAATCTTGTCGAAAGCAACCAGGAACGATTTATGTACCCTGACAAAGCGGCCTGGCGGCAATACTTCTGCTGTCCTTTTGAAGGTTTGCAAAGCAATTGTTTTCCCCTGCAGTGTATGGATGGCAATGTATTCTTTCAGTCCTTCAATATAGAGAATGTCGGGGATAGCAACCTTAATGATCTTATGGCCTGATTTAACGAACAATATTTCTTCCGGTGCTGACCGGGTGGCGACTTCCGGTATGCCTGGTCTGTTTTCCAA comes from Paraflavitalea devenefica and encodes:
- a CDS encoding LytR/AlgR family response regulator transcription factor is translated as MERIRCMIVDDEPLPLELLEDYIRKTPFLELAGAFTNPLEALALATQQPPQLIFLDIQMAELNGVQFTQLLNKKSKVIFTTAYPQYAIQGFELEVVDYLLKPVSFERFLKSAGKARELIALENRPGIPEVATRSAPEEILFVKSGHKIIKVAIPDILYIEGLKEYIAIHTLQGKTIALQTFKRTAEVLPPGRFVRVHKSFLVAFDKIESIERNQVLVRGRNIPVGDTYREAFFSLLRQKNLL